In Chitinophaga nivalis, a single genomic region encodes these proteins:
- the trmB gene encoding tRNA (guanosine(46)-N7)-methyltransferase TrmB — protein MGQKKLQRFAEIETFPNVLIYPEGMQGKWQEHFGNNHPVTLELACGKGDYTLGMARMFKDQNFIGVDLKGNRIWRGAKTALQEPLTNVAFLRTQIDKLNNYFAAGEIKDIWITFPDPFLRNSKSKKRLTHPKFLQLFQPLLAPGATINLKTDSPQLYAFTQEVIAAAGCTLITDIPDVYALPDVPALLRIQTYYEGMHLADGRTIRYLKFQLPAAPLDWRSIKLPSDEATVDRED, from the coding sequence ATGGGACAGAAAAAATTACAACGCTTTGCCGAAATAGAAACATTCCCGAATGTATTAATATACCCGGAAGGAATGCAGGGAAAATGGCAGGAACACTTTGGAAACAACCACCCGGTTACACTGGAACTGGCCTGCGGAAAAGGAGATTATACCCTTGGCATGGCCCGGATGTTTAAAGACCAGAACTTTATTGGCGTAGACCTGAAAGGTAACCGCATCTGGAGAGGCGCCAAAACCGCCCTGCAGGAGCCTTTAACCAATGTTGCCTTTTTACGGACGCAGATCGATAAACTCAATAATTACTTTGCAGCGGGAGAGATCAAGGATATCTGGATTACCTTTCCGGACCCTTTCCTGCGTAATTCCAAGTCAAAAAAACGCTTAACGCACCCCAAGTTCCTGCAGCTGTTCCAACCACTGCTGGCACCGGGCGCCACTATCAACCTGAAAACGGATTCTCCCCAGCTATATGCTTTTACACAGGAAGTAATTGCCGCTGCAGGTTGTACCCTGATCACCGATATTCCGGATGTATACGCCCTGCCCGATGTACCGGCCCTGCTTCGTATCCAGACTTATTACGAAGGCATGCACCTGGCAGACGGCAGAACCATCCGCTATCTTAAATTCCAACTGCCGGCTGCGCCGCTGGACTGGCGTAGCATCAAATTACCATCTGATGAAGCAACCGTTGACAGAGAAGATTGA
- a CDS encoding DUF5522 domain-containing protein: protein MVLTEKFHLDRGYCCGNGCKHCPFNYEKVPEPKRSALLAGRKEREGRQ from the coding sequence ATGGTTCTTACAGAAAAGTTTCACCTGGACCGGGGCTATTGTTGTGGCAACGGATGTAAACACTGTCCTTTTAATTATGAAAAAGTACCCGAACCCAAAAGATCAGCACTCCTTGCCGGCCGCAAAGAAAGAGAAGGCCGGCAGTGA
- a CDS encoding MGMT family protein gives MKKYPNPKDQHSLPAAKKEKAGSEPASFFDAVFKIVRKIPRGRATSYGAIAEASGLRITARMVGWAMNGAGKAKPPVPAHRVVNRNGELSGKGHFPTPTLMQELLEQEGIMVKEDKIENFKAVFWDPGARITSASKKKQ, from the coding sequence ATGAAAAAGTACCCGAACCCAAAAGATCAGCACTCCTTGCCGGCCGCAAAGAAAGAGAAGGCCGGCAGTGAACCTGCTTCTTTTTTTGATGCCGTGTTTAAAATAGTACGGAAGATTCCAAGGGGACGAGCCACCTCCTACGGCGCTATCGCAGAGGCCAGCGGCCTGCGGATCACAGCCCGTATGGTAGGATGGGCCATGAATGGCGCCGGTAAAGCCAAACCTCCGGTACCAGCTCACAGGGTAGTAAACCGTAATGGGGAACTAAGTGGTAAAGGCCACTTCCCCACTCCCACATTAATGCAGGAATTACTGGAACAGGAAGGCATCATGGTAAAAGAAGATAAGATAGAAAATTTTAAAGCTGTATTTTGGGACCCGGGAGCACGAATCACAAGCGCTAGTAAAAAGAAGCAATAA
- a CDS encoding IPExxxVDY family protein, which yields MTILKLKLDQDQLVEDFFESTHLIGIASTAPDYQLCWHINRYLHTNFRVNNSLEITLSKKTRSFHFTVLEFHEPTNSVAHYFYNNHCQAEFLLPELKNIHFLWMIKGDYYQPDDVKKLLEELRHVPLVQLVSLLDIKEIRNKMNLIF from the coding sequence ATGACGATACTCAAACTAAAGCTGGACCAGGATCAGTTAGTGGAGGATTTTTTTGAGAGCACCCACCTGATCGGTATTGCTTCCACCGCTCCGGATTACCAGCTATGCTGGCATATCAACCGTTACCTGCATACTAATTTCAGGGTCAACAACTCCCTGGAAATTACGCTTTCCAAAAAGACCAGATCCTTTCATTTTACGGTGCTGGAATTTCATGAACCGACCAACTCTGTTGCACACTATTTTTATAATAATCATTGCCAGGCAGAATTTCTACTCCCCGAACTGAAAAATATTCACTTTCTTTGGATGATTAAGGGTGATTACTATCAGCCTGATGATGTAAAGAAATTATTGGAAGAATTACGTCATGTTCCACTTGTACAATTAGTATCTTTACTCGACATAAAGGAGATCAGGAACAAGATGAACCTCATCTTTTAA
- a CDS encoding 4a-hydroxytetrahydrobiopterin dehydratase produces MWQEKNKQLYRAFEFNDFREAFAFMTKVALVAEKMDHHPYWVNVYNKVEIYLSTHDAGNVITAKDEALAKAIDTLL; encoded by the coding sequence ATGTGGCAAGAAAAAAATAAACAGCTTTACAGGGCATTTGAATTCAACGACTTTCGGGAAGCATTTGCATTTATGACTAAAGTAGCCCTGGTAGCAGAAAAAATGGATCATCACCCCTACTGGGTAAATGTATACAATAAAGTGGAAATATATCTTAGCACACACGATGCAGGAAATGTGATCACCGCCAAAGATGAAGCACTCGCGAAAGCTATTGATACATTGCTATAA
- a CDS encoding histidine kinase, with amino-acid sequence MKDLRPYMYSRTDSSGHLTLQQVMQLPFLHDTLLFHNYKKNNDRVNNCWLRLHIKNNTREAISYTLFAGWHDYMYWYRQIPGDSFRLLMQTGLMLDDGGVERWDHYGFVTTIPALETRTFYLHIINKSYNENPLMPILYNDQAYAQWQDKQLGIYRKETVVILVLLGMLLVFFSISVINYIQLPDRSYLYFATYVLGLILFFALRLESKPYQLSFFHRWPMLKYYWDIPGLLFCFYMMYLLFGNAFLNLRERYPLMERISNWVATSVGVLILICMYCVAIEQYHLPTIIYGYVYFVTLVPLLAIFVAFTRRSKHHPLVRFFLCGSGCLYLACLGSFLMHIRPMGLLGALGELTAPTLLLIGGIILQAMFFLAGLSYRNKLVHHERTRTQELLIKQLNKNKELQRKLNEQLEELVKEQTTEILRKKQELEEQRKKQLEIEYDKKLTEIELKAIRAQINPHFIFNCLNSIQLFVMQRDYEYAQKYLSDFSYLIRKTLDFSRRNFISLADEITYLNTYLGLEKMRFENRMEYEIIVDADIATAELEIPAMLLQPYVENAVKHGMTNPKQPTGKLSIHFNQVAADMLECVIADNGIGIARSKSMRMLPKHHQSSGMEISQNRAELLNKMYNTDIHIEIIDRSSEEDDSGTIVKILIPQL; translated from the coding sequence ATGAAGGATCTGCGTCCTTACATGTATAGCCGTACGGATAGCAGCGGTCACCTTACCCTGCAACAGGTGATGCAGCTACCCTTCCTACACGACACCCTTCTGTTTCATAACTATAAAAAAAATAATGACCGGGTAAACAATTGCTGGCTGCGGCTTCACATCAAAAATAACACCCGGGAAGCCATCAGCTACACCCTGTTTGCCGGATGGCACGATTACATGTACTGGTACCGGCAAATACCCGGCGACAGCTTCCGCCTCCTCATGCAAACAGGCTTAATGCTGGACGACGGTGGCGTGGAAAGATGGGACCACTATGGTTTTGTGACGACTATCCCCGCACTGGAAACCCGTACCTTCTACCTCCATATTATCAACAAGTCCTACAACGAAAATCCGCTGATGCCTATATTGTATAACGATCAGGCCTATGCGCAGTGGCAGGACAAACAACTGGGCATCTACCGGAAAGAAACGGTGGTCATACTGGTGTTACTGGGCATGCTCCTGGTTTTTTTCAGTATTTCGGTGATCAATTACATCCAGCTGCCAGACCGGTCTTATCTGTATTTTGCGACCTATGTACTGGGACTCATCCTCTTTTTTGCCCTCCGGCTGGAAAGCAAGCCTTATCAGCTGTCTTTCTTCCACCGCTGGCCCATGCTCAAATATTACTGGGATATACCCGGGTTGCTGTTTTGCTTCTACATGATGTATCTGCTCTTCGGCAATGCTTTCCTGAACCTGCGCGAACGATATCCGCTCATGGAACGGATCAGTAACTGGGTAGCCACCAGCGTAGGCGTACTGATACTGATCTGCATGTATTGCGTAGCAATAGAACAATATCACCTCCCCACCATTATTTACGGCTATGTATACTTTGTAACACTGGTACCCTTGCTGGCTATATTTGTAGCCTTCACCCGACGTTCCAAACACCATCCGCTGGTACGCTTTTTCCTGTGTGGCTCCGGTTGCCTGTACCTGGCCTGTCTGGGATCTTTCTTAATGCACATCCGTCCGATGGGACTGTTGGGTGCATTGGGCGAACTGACGGCGCCTACCCTCTTACTTATTGGTGGTATTATATTACAGGCCATGTTTTTCCTGGCAGGACTCAGTTACCGCAATAAGCTGGTACACCACGAAAGAACCCGTACCCAGGAGCTGCTCATCAAACAACTGAATAAGAACAAAGAGCTGCAACGCAAGCTGAACGAGCAATTGGAAGAACTGGTAAAAGAGCAGACCACTGAAATTCTCCGGAAAAAACAGGAACTGGAAGAACAACGGAAAAAACAACTGGAAATAGAATACGATAAAAAGCTGACAGAGATTGAGCTAAAAGCCATTCGCGCGCAGATCAATCCTCATTTTATTTTTAACTGTCTCAACTCTATTCAGCTGTTTGTGATGCAGCGCGATTATGAGTATGCCCAGAAATACCTGTCGGATTTTTCTTACCTGATCCGTAAAACACTGGATTTTTCCCGGCGTAATTTTATATCACTGGCAGATGAGATTACTTACCTGAACACCTATCTGGGATTGGAGAAGATGCGGTTTGAGAACAGGATGGAATATGAAATTATTGTAGATGCGGATATTGCGACTGCTGAACTGGAAATACCGGCCATGTTGCTGCAACCTTATGTAGAGAATGCCGTAAAACACGGCATGACCAATCCCAAACAACCTACCGGTAAACTGTCTATTCATTTCAATCAGGTAGCTGCCGATATGCTGGAATGTGTGATCGCTGATAACGGTATTGGGATTGCGCGTTCCAAATCCATGCGTATGCTGCCCAAACACCATCAGTCATCCGGGATGGAGATCAGCCAGAACCGGGCAGAGCTGCTGAATAAAATGTACAATACAGATATACATATAGAAATCATAGACCGGTCATCTGAAGAAGATGATAGTGGAACGATTGTGAAAATACTGATCCCTCAATTATAA
- a CDS encoding LytR/AlgR family response regulator transcription factor, translating to MIKAVIIDDERNSRDIIVLMLEKYCPQITIADTATNCADGVAKIKAHQPQLVFLDLEMPDGTGFDVLMGTQPHIPYEAVFVTAFEKKFQHVIRFSDVELILKPIDKESLLHAVSLATTRITENSSKQRYRVLMDNFNSNQEMQWQLLIPSTNAEAYTINLQEVAYLETQADSCIFHLNNGTVIFAAKPFRYYADLFSLLRFYQINNMQMVQLMNIDQIDHQRGKVLMKSGVALDITARRLRDLQNRITLK from the coding sequence ATGATAAAGGCAGTTATAATAGATGATGAAAGAAACAGCCGGGATATTATCGTACTCATGCTGGAGAAATATTGTCCGCAGATTACAATTGCAGATACCGCCACCAACTGTGCAGACGGTGTGGCAAAGATTAAAGCGCATCAACCCCAACTGGTATTTCTGGATCTGGAAATGCCCGACGGAACAGGATTTGATGTACTCATGGGTACGCAACCCCACATACCTTATGAAGCGGTTTTCGTGACCGCCTTTGAAAAAAAATTCCAACACGTCATTCGTTTCAGTGATGTGGAACTCATATTAAAGCCTATCGATAAAGAAAGTTTACTCCACGCCGTATCCCTTGCTACTACCAGGATTACAGAGAACAGCAGTAAACAGCGTTACCGCGTTTTGATGGACAACTTCAACAGTAATCAGGAAATGCAGTGGCAGCTGCTGATTCCATCTACTAACGCAGAGGCCTACACGATTAATTTACAGGAGGTGGCTTACCTGGAAACACAGGCCGACAGCTGTATCTTTCATTTAAATAATGGTACCGTTATTTTCGCAGCAAAGCCTTTCCGTTATTATGCCGACTTATTTTCCCTGCTGCGTTTTTATCAGATCAACAATATGCAGATGGTACAGCTGATGAATATTGATCAGATCGATCATCAACGGGGAAAAGTACTGATGAAAAGCGGTGTTGCACTGGATATTACCGCAAGAAGGTTACGGGACCTGCAAAACAGGATTACCTTAAAATAA
- a CDS encoding TetR/AcrR family transcriptional regulator — MAEQDQKRTLILEAALKRFKRFGLSKTTMEEIARDLEISKGSLYYYFSDKESIYGAVIERMIADCFYDMSAYVEKAPSTTAIIDRYLELKEKMLLEYHFLFGINEWIRDIPTPRQRQTIELLQQVETAFLSATIAKGVSTGELCKDTDTEKTAELLVNVLFGLWVIWCKWQESGFDPDNKQALRCFMDREKQALTIFFNGLRYQPTFN, encoded by the coding sequence ATGGCAGAACAGGACCAGAAACGAACATTAATACTGGAAGCGGCTTTGAAGCGCTTTAAAAGGTTCGGTTTGTCTAAAACTACCATGGAAGAGATTGCCAGAGATCTGGAAATTTCGAAAGGCTCTTTATATTATTATTTTTCAGATAAAGAATCCATTTATGGAGCTGTCATAGAGCGCATGATTGCAGATTGTTTTTACGACATGTCTGCCTATGTGGAAAAAGCACCCTCTACGACCGCTATCATAGATCGTTACCTGGAACTGAAAGAAAAAATGTTGCTGGAGTATCATTTTCTGTTTGGTATCAACGAATGGATCAGAGATATACCCACCCCCCGGCAGCGGCAGACAATTGAACTGCTGCAGCAGGTAGAAACAGCTTTTCTTTCAGCGACCATTGCCAAAGGAGTAAGTACCGGTGAATTATGTAAGGATACCGATACAGAAAAAACGGCGGAGCTACTGGTAAATGTATTATTCGGACTATGGGTAATATGGTGCAAGTGGCAGGAATCAGGTTTCGATCCGGATAATAAACAAGCGCTCCGATGCTTTATGGATCGGGAAAAGCAGGCACTCACCATTTTTTTTAATGGGCTAAGATATCAACCAACATTCAACTAA
- a CDS encoding outer membrane beta-barrel protein, protein MKKLIVLAAVALFGANVAKAQFKKGDVILGGNLNVSTKSEKLKNSDTKSTETSFGISPKVGMALNSQWVVGVFAKSEFGSNKDAAKVKTKTYDITPGVFVRNYHMIGESKFAFFAEANAGYRFGQRKVADVKTNTYNGFNVNVLPGITYFVTKNFMIEGAFGGLSYSYEQDKIAATGAKVNTSKFDFNFPKEFQLGVNWIF, encoded by the coding sequence ATGAAAAAGTTGATTGTATTAGCCGCAGTAGCATTATTTGGTGCTAACGTAGCAAAGGCTCAGTTCAAAAAAGGCGATGTAATTTTAGGTGGTAACTTAAACGTATCTACTAAATCCGAAAAATTAAAAAATAGCGATACCAAGAGCACTGAAACTTCATTCGGTATCAGCCCTAAAGTAGGTATGGCCCTGAACTCCCAATGGGTAGTGGGTGTGTTCGCAAAATCTGAGTTTGGTTCTAACAAAGATGCTGCGAAAGTAAAAACCAAAACTTACGATATCACTCCAGGTGTATTCGTTCGTAACTACCACATGATCGGCGAAAGCAAATTTGCATTCTTCGCTGAAGCAAATGCAGGATACCGTTTTGGTCAGAGAAAAGTTGCTGACGTTAAAACCAACACTTACAACGGTTTCAACGTGAACGTACTGCCAGGTATCACTTACTTCGTTACCAAAAACTTCATGATCGAAGGTGCATTTGGTGGCCTGAGCTACTCTTACGAGCAGGACAAAATCGCTGCTACCGGAGCTAAAGTAAACACCAGCAAATTTGATTTTAACTTCCCTAAAGAATTCCAACTGGGAGTTAACTGGATATTCTAA
- the rho gene encoding transcription termination factor Rho, with product MMYDILQLNDMLVPELLDIAEKLEVPNAKKLNKQDLIYKILDKQAVLASEDNQANGEEKKARKRKPVKKDESNTVAEEPAHAEEKPAAKKAKKVTGTKSKDSDTDEMPPASSNTSNNNAKSKLKDFDIDLDSIPSLTFDDDDDIIIPSFTEDEEEAEEALETPVAEEEEEDDDDDFVVPEEIEPIIPAAQKNRFPGNKKEPAFNIEFDGVIVSEGVLEMMPDGYGFLRSSDYNYLSSPDDIYVSPSQIKLFGLKTGDTVKGSVRPPKEGEKYFALLKVETINNKSPEEVRDRVPFDYLTPLFPFEKLRLTTTSNNYSTRIMDMFTPIGKGQRGLIVAQPKVGKTMLLKEVANAIATNHPEIYLMVVLIDERPEEVTDMERSVKAEVIASTFDEPAEKHVKVSAIALQKAKRLVECGHDVVILLDSITRLARAHNTVAPASGKVLSGGVEANAMQKPKQFFGAARKIEHGGSLTILATALIDTGSKMDEVIFEEFKGTGNMELLLDRKLANKRIFPAIDVSASSTRRDDLLLDKDSLKRIHILRNHLADMNTDESMHFMLQHMRGTKNNEEFLISMNS from the coding sequence ATGATGTACGACATCTTACAATTGAACGACATGCTCGTTCCTGAGCTGCTTGATATTGCAGAGAAACTGGAAGTTCCCAACGCTAAAAAACTGAACAAACAGGACCTGATCTACAAAATTCTCGACAAACAAGCTGTACTTGCCTCAGAAGATAACCAGGCCAACGGAGAAGAAAAGAAAGCACGCAAACGCAAACCTGTAAAGAAAGACGAATCTAACACTGTTGCTGAAGAACCTGCCCACGCTGAAGAAAAACCAGCCGCTAAAAAAGCCAAGAAAGTTACCGGAACAAAATCAAAAGATTCAGATACAGACGAAATGCCTCCTGCTTCTTCCAATACTTCCAATAATAACGCTAAATCAAAATTGAAAGATTTTGATATAGATCTTGATAGCATTCCATCACTTACTTTTGATGATGATGACGACATCATTATTCCTTCTTTCACCGAAGACGAAGAAGAGGCTGAAGAAGCCCTGGAGACGCCGGTTGCAGAAGAAGAGGAAGAAGATGATGATGACGATTTTGTAGTACCCGAAGAAATTGAACCAATTATTCCGGCAGCGCAAAAAAACCGTTTCCCGGGTAATAAAAAAGAGCCGGCATTCAACATCGAATTCGACGGCGTAATTGTGAGTGAAGGTGTGTTGGAAATGATGCCTGATGGTTACGGTTTCCTTCGTTCTTCTGACTATAACTACCTGAGTTCCCCAGACGATATTTATGTATCTCCTTCCCAGATAAAACTGTTTGGTCTTAAAACCGGTGATACCGTAAAAGGTTCTGTGCGTCCGCCAAAAGAAGGAGAGAAATACTTCGCATTACTGAAAGTTGAAACGATCAATAATAAGTCACCGGAAGAAGTACGCGACCGTGTACCTTTCGATTACCTGACACCACTGTTTCCTTTCGAAAAACTGAGACTGACAACTACTTCCAATAACTACTCCACCCGTATCATGGATATGTTTACACCTATCGGTAAAGGGCAGCGCGGACTGATTGTTGCGCAACCCAAGGTAGGTAAAACCATGTTGCTGAAAGAGGTGGCCAATGCCATTGCTACCAACCATCCTGAAATATACCTGATGGTGGTATTGATTGATGAACGTCCGGAAGAGGTAACTGATATGGAGCGTAGTGTAAAAGCAGAAGTAATTGCTTCTACCTTCGATGAACCGGCAGAAAAACACGTAAAAGTATCCGCGATAGCTTTGCAGAAAGCAAAACGTCTGGTAGAATGCGGCCACGATGTGGTAATCCTGCTGGATTCCATCACCCGTCTGGCAAGAGCGCACAATACCGTAGCACCTGCATCCGGTAAAGTATTGAGTGGTGGTGTGGAAGCTAACGCCATGCAGAAACCTAAACAATTCTTCGGTGCAGCACGTAAAATAGAACATGGTGGTTCCCTCACTATTCTGGCTACTGCCCTGATCGATACCGGTTCTAAAATGGACGAAGTAATCTTCGAAGAATTTAAAGGTACCGGTAACATGGAACTGTTGCTGGATCGTAAACTGGCCAACAAACGTATCTTCCCGGCGATCGATGTATCTGCATCTTCTACCCGTCGTGACGACCTGTTGCTGGATAAAGATTCACTGAAACGTATCCACATCCTGCGTAATCACCTCGCAGATATGAATACTGATGAATCCATGCACTTTATGTTACAGCACATGCGTGGTACCAAAAACAATGAAGAATTCCTGATTTCTATGAATAGCTAA
- the asnS gene encoding asparagine--tRNA ligase → MKVKQILSDDKAHYEVTVKGWVRSFRNNQFIALNDGSTNNNLQIVIDTDNTAPALLKRITTGAAISATGQIIPSLGKGQKVELKASTLEVLGDCDGEKYPLQLKNRPSLEYLREIAHLRFRTNTFGAIFRVRHALAFAVHKFFNEQGFVYLHTPIITASDAEGAGEMFRVTTLDMNQPPRTESGEIDFREDFFGKSTNLTVSGQLEGELGAMALGEIYTFGPTFRAENSNTARHLAEFWMIEPEMAFYELEDNMNLAEAFIKSVIGYVLENNREDLDFLAARLAEEEKQKPQQERSEMGLIEKLELVLHSEFVRITYTEAIDILQNSKPNKNKKFQYLIEGWGADLQSEHERYLVEKHFKKPVILTDYPKEIKSFYMKLNDDGKTVRAMDILFPGIGEMVGGSQREENYERLVKRMEEMHVPVEELSWYLDTRRYGSAPHAGFGLGFERLILFVTGMSNIRDVIPFPRTPKSAEF, encoded by the coding sequence ATGAAAGTCAAGCAGATCTTGTCGGACGACAAGGCGCATTATGAAGTAACGGTAAAAGGTTGGGTGCGTTCTTTCCGCAACAATCAATTTATAGCGTTAAACGATGGCTCTACTAATAATAATCTACAGATAGTTATTGATACTGACAATACAGCTCCTGCCCTCCTGAAAAGGATTACTACCGGAGCCGCTATCAGCGCTACCGGCCAGATTATCCCTTCTCTGGGAAAAGGCCAGAAAGTAGAACTGAAAGCCAGCACCCTGGAAGTACTGGGCGACTGTGATGGTGAAAAATACCCACTGCAGCTGAAAAACAGACCCAGTCTGGAATACCTGCGGGAAATCGCTCACCTGCGTTTCCGTACCAATACCTTCGGCGCTATTTTCCGGGTACGTCATGCCCTGGCGTTTGCTGTACATAAATTCTTTAACGAACAAGGATTTGTATACCTGCACACCCCTATTATTACTGCTTCCGACGCAGAAGGCGCAGGTGAAATGTTCCGGGTAACCACACTGGACATGAACCAGCCACCCCGCACCGAATCCGGCGAGATTGATTTCCGGGAAGATTTCTTCGGCAAATCCACTAACCTCACCGTATCCGGCCAGCTGGAAGGAGAATTAGGCGCTATGGCACTGGGTGAAATCTACACCTTCGGACCAACTTTCCGCGCGGAAAATTCCAATACAGCCCGGCACCTGGCGGAATTCTGGATGATAGAACCTGAAATGGCCTTCTATGAACTGGAAGACAATATGAACCTGGCAGAAGCCTTTATTAAATCCGTGATCGGATATGTACTGGAAAATAACCGGGAAGACCTGGATTTCCTCGCTGCCCGCCTGGCGGAAGAAGAAAAACAGAAACCGCAACAGGAGCGCAGCGAAATGGGCCTGATCGAGAAACTGGAGTTGGTACTGCACAGTGAATTTGTACGCATTACCTACACCGAAGCCATCGACATCCTGCAGAACAGTAAACCGAACAAAAATAAAAAGTTCCAATACCTCATTGAAGGCTGGGGCGCCGATCTGCAAAGCGAACACGAACGCTACCTGGTAGAAAAACACTTTAAGAAACCGGTTATCTTAACGGATTATCCTAAAGAGATCAAGTCTTTCTACATGAAACTCAACGATGACGGGAAAACCGTACGGGCTATGGATATCCTGTTCCCTGGCATCGGAGAAATGGTAGGTGGTTCACAACGGGAAGAGAACTACGAAAGGCTGGTAAAACGCATGGAAGAAATGCATGTGCCAGTGGAAGAACTGAGCTGGTACCTCGATACCCGCCGCTATGGTTCTGCACCACACGCCGGCTTTGGACTTGGATTTGAACGCCTGATACTTTTTGTAACAGGTATGAGTAATATCCGGGATGTGATTCCTTTCCCAAGAACACCGAAAAGCGCTGAGTTCTAA